In the genome of Synechococcus sp. UW179A, the window CTGACATCCGCAACGTGGCTGACGACAAGATCGCAGAGCGTGGCGAAAAGGTGGATCTGAACAATTCCTCCGTGCGTCGTTTCCAGCAGTTCCCTGGCATGTATCCGACCCTCGCCGGCAAGATCGTGCTGGGTGGGCCCTACGAGAGCGTTAACGATGTTCTTTCCCTTGATCTCACAGATCGGCAGAAAGAGCTGTTCGAGAAATATCGCGACAATTTCACCGTCACAGAACCATCGATTGCTCTCAACGAGGGTTTCGATCGGATCAATGATGGCCAGTACCGCTGAGGCAGCTCTCTGAAAACGCCGATCGCCACTGATTGGATTGCTTGGATTGCGCTAAAACCGCCGGACAACCCGGCGGTTTTTTGGTGCTGAAATGAAACCCTCTAGCCCTGGCAGCGAAACCATCCCCTCAGGTCCCTGGGATGTGGTGGTGGTTGGCGCCGGGGCCGCAGGCCTGATGACCTGTCTTGAACTGCCGGTCGGATTGCGAGTGCTGCTGGTCAATCGCAACACCAGCCGGCGCTCATCAAGCCGATGGGCCCAGGGCGGAATCGCGTCCGTCACCCGTCGCGATGACAACAGCGGCAGCCACGCGACAGACACAATCCACGCCGGAGCGGG includes:
- the psbU gene encoding photosystem II complex extrinsic protein PsbU — encoded protein: MKRLLSWLTGILVMAGLLMGLLLPASVQAADIRNVADDKIAERGEKVDLNNSSVRRFQQFPGMYPTLAGKIVLGGPYESVNDVLSLDLTDRQKELFEKYRDNFTVTEPSIALNEGFDRINDGQYR